Proteins co-encoded in one Quercus robur chromosome 8, dhQueRobu3.1, whole genome shotgun sequence genomic window:
- the LOC126694891 gene encoding glucan endo-1,3-beta-glucosidase 11-like, with amino-acid sequence MESLRIKSLFSSLVLFVLVSSPTLSSAASLGINYGQLGNNLPQPTDVIPLINSIGATKAKLYDANPQILSAFANTSIEFMVAIGNNLLSSMGDPQQALTWVKSNVQTYLPATKITGIMVGNEVLTLNNTELSNSLVPAMKSVYAALVSLGLDKSINVTTAHSLNIMGSTYPPSAGAFEQDYKVYMQAILSFHVQTGSPFYINMYPFFAYTSSPSEIDLNYVLFEPNNGFVDPTTKLSYDNMLFAQIDAVYSAITLLGYKGVSICESETGWPSKGDADEVGATLDNAAKYNSNLIKMVAENEVTPLGSNLDIYIFALFNENMKPGPTSERNFGLFQPDKMPVYSVRLTDGVSVSSSAVKRYNSLIVLFFCIASIAIL; translated from the coding sequence ATGGAGTCCCTTAGAATTAAAtccctcttttcttctttggttctttttgttcttgtttctaGTCCTACTTTGAGTTCTGCAGCTTCCCTCGGAATCAACTATGGTCAACTTGGAAACAATCTTCCTCAGCCCACAGATGTTATTCCTCTCATCAACTCCATTGGTGCAACAAAGGCGAAGCTTTACGATGCAAATCCTCAAATTCTTAGTGCATTCGCCAACACCAGCATCGAATTCATGGTTGCAATTGGCAACAATTTATTATCATCGATGGGTGATCCACAGCAAGCCTTGACTTGGGTGAAATCGAATGTCCAAACATACTTGCCGGCTACGAAGATTACAGGCATCATGGTAGGTAACGAAGTGTTAACTTTGAACAATACTGAGTTGAGCAACAGTCTGGTTCCAGCCATGAAAAGCGTGTATGCTGCACTGGTTTCTTTAGGATTAGACAAGAGTATCAACGTAACTACCGCACACTCTCTCAACATCATGGGATCTACTTATCCTCCATCTGCTGGAGCCTTTGAACAAGACTATAAGGTATATATGCAAGCAATCTTGAGCTTTCACGTGCAGACAGGTTCACCTTTCTACATCAATATGTACCCCTTTTTTGCATACACGAGTAGCCCAAGTGAAATTGATCTTAATTATGTTCTTTTTGAGCCAAATAATGGGTTTGTGGATCCAACTACCAAGCTCTCATATGACAACATGTTATTTGCACAAATTGATGCGGTTTATTCTGCAATAACTTTGTTGGGGTATAAGGGGGTCTCAATTTGTGAGTCAGAGACTGGTTGGCCATCGAAGGGAGATGCTGATGAAGTTGGTGCTACACTTGATAATGCAGCCAAGTACAATAGCAATTTGATAAAGATGGTTGCTGAAAACGAAGTGACACCATTGGGGTCGAATTTAgacatatatatttttgcatTGTTTAACGAAAACATGAAGCCCGGACCAACATCTGAGAGGAATTTTGGATTGTTCCAACCCGATAAAATGCCAGTGTATTCCGTTCGACTCACTGATGGAGTTTCTGTTAGTTCTTCTGCTGTTAAAAGATATAATAGTCTTATAGTGTTATTCTTCTGCATAGCATCAATTGCAATTCTCTAG
- the LOC126695983 gene encoding probable calcium-binding protein CML25, with the protein MGFKSLFHRKKKTDSSNSLSLNSSTTTTTTTNSNTNSGSLDTPTQMAELEQVFKKFDVNGDGKISPSELGSIMGSLGHPATEEELEKMIVEVDADGDGFIDLNEFVELNTKGVDSDEAMENLKDAFSAYDMDGNGVISADELQKVMRSLCSFTGGTQVLT; encoded by the exons atgGGTTTCAAATCCCTTTTCCACCGTAAAAAGAAAACCGATTCCTCCAACAGTCTTTCTCTCAATTCATCGACGACAACAACCACAACTACAAATTCAAACACGAACTCAGGATCGCTAGACACACCAACCCAGATGGCGGAACTCGAACAAGTCTTCAAGAAATTCGATGTCAATGGAGACGGCAAGATCTCGCCCTCTGAATTAGGATCCATCATGGGAAGCTTAGGCCACCCAGCCACAGAGGAAGAGCTCGAAAAGATGATTGTCGAGGTGGACGCTGACGGGGATGGGTTTATTGACCTAAACGAGTTCGTGGAACTGAACACAAAGGGTGTGGATTCCGACGAGGCCATGGAGAATCTGAAAGACGCGTTTTCGGCTTACGACATGGATGGAAATGGAGTCATATCGGCGGACGAATTGCAGAAAGTGATGaggagtttgtgttctt TCACGGGTGGAACCCAAGTCTTAACATAA
- the LOC126695982 gene encoding cytochrome c-type biogenesis ccda-like chloroplastic protein, which translates to MSQANGSGYWAGLTGRPTGCPWIVGDSIAFALGLATTLAVLGIAASFAGKAYGQIGQGLPLAASGLAFLMGLNLLEIIELQLPSLFNNFDPRAAAANFPTSVQAYLAGLTFALAASPCNTPVLATLLGYVATSKDPVVGGSLLLTYTTGYVAPLLLAASFAGALQSLLSFRKFSAWINPISGALLLGGGVYTFLDRLFPVTMAM; encoded by the exons ATGAGTCAGGCTAACGGGTCGGGTTACTGGGCTGGGCTAACGGGCCGGCCCACCGGGTGCCCATGG ATCGTTGGGGATtccattgcatttgcattgggATTAGCAACCACTCTAGCAGTCCTAGGCATAGCAGCCTCATTTGCTGGGAAGGCATATGGACAGATAGGGCAGGGATTACCTTTGGCAGCCTCTGGTTTAGCTTTTCTTATGGGTCTAAATCTCCTTGAG ATAATTGAATTACAGCTCCCCTCgctttttaacaattttgatCCCCGTGCTGCAGCCGCCAACTTCCCAACAA GTGTGCAAGCATATCTAGCTGGGCTTACGTTTGCCTTAGCTGCCTCCCCTTGCAATACACCAGTGTTGGCCACTCTGCTAGGATATGTGGCTACATCCAAG GATCCAGTTGTAGGAGGCAGCCTACTTTTGACATACACAACTGGCTATGTTGCTCCTCTGCTTCTTGCTGCTTCTTTCGCTGGAGCATTGCAG AGCCTGCTTTCATTCCGCAAGTTCTCAGCATGGATCAACCCAATCAG TGGTGCACTTCTGTTAGGAGGGGGTGTTTATACTTTTTTGGATAGGCTATTCCCAGTCACGATGGCAATGTAG